A window of Bacteroidia bacterium contains these coding sequences:
- the dnaB gene encoding replicative DNA helicase has protein sequence MAEKKKGAGINALVPDPLENSGKIPPHATELEQAVLGALMLEKDALLKVSDILHPNVFYDDRHSKIYEAIVRLSQRSEPIDILTVTEELRKLNYLDDVGGPYYITELTARVASAANIEYHARIIAQKYIAREMIRVSGEIIRDAYEDQKDVFEQLDKAEQEFFKLSELNFKKNYAPVGNLVIEVLEQIEELRNRPDAYLGIGSGFVALDRMTQGFHKSELTIIAARPSMGKTAFVLSVARNMAVLFKKAVAIFSLEMPAHAITQRLIAAETEIDAQKLRAGKLDPHELDLLHKKTTILSNAPIIIDDTAALSIDELRSKCRRLKVERNIECVIIDYLQLMHVGDSSKSMNREQEIAKISRSLKNLAKDLDIPVIALSQLSRGVESRPDKRPQLSDLRESGSIEQDADVVMFLYRPEYYGLDIDPETGFSNKNVAEVIIGKQRNGPTGKVRLKFLNQFVKFVNDDEELMSTALIDSLQPSTSFDIPQDTNNTDEVLILPSKINQRNNLQGPSTTSTTPPIDEVPF, from the coding sequence ATGGCTGAAAAGAAAAAAGGTGCAGGTATCAATGCTTTGGTTCCTGATCCATTAGAGAACTCGGGGAAAATTCCACCGCATGCCACAGAGCTAGAGCAAGCAGTACTTGGTGCGTTGATGTTAGAAAAAGATGCTTTACTCAAAGTAAGTGATATCCTGCATCCAAACGTATTTTATGACGACAGACACAGTAAAATCTATGAAGCAATTGTAAGATTATCTCAGCGTTCAGAGCCTATTGATATTCTGACTGTTACAGAAGAGCTGCGTAAGCTAAACTATTTAGATGACGTAGGAGGTCCATACTATATTACAGAGCTTACAGCAAGGGTAGCTTCGGCAGCTAACATTGAATACCATGCTCGGATTATTGCACAAAAGTACATTGCTCGAGAAATGATAAGAGTTTCAGGTGAAATCATAAGAGATGCTTATGAAGATCAAAAAGATGTTTTTGAACAGCTGGACAAAGCGGAGCAAGAGTTTTTTAAGCTTTCTGAACTTAACTTTAAGAAAAATTATGCCCCTGTGGGTAATTTGGTTATTGAGGTTTTAGAGCAGATTGAAGAGCTTCGCAATCGCCCTGATGCATACTTGGGTATAGGTTCAGGCTTTGTAGCCTTAGATCGCATGACACAGGGTTTTCATAAGTCTGAACTTACTATTATAGCCGCACGTCCTTCTATGGGTAAGACCGCTTTTGTGCTTAGCGTAGCTCGTAATATGGCTGTACTATTCAAAAAAGCTGTGGCTATATTCAGCTTGGAAATGCCCGCACATGCCATAACGCAAAGACTTATTGCTGCTGAAACTGAAATAGATGCGCAAAAACTTCGTGCAGGTAAATTAGATCCTCATGAGCTAGATTTGCTTCATAAGAAAACTACTATCTTATCTAACGCTCCGATTATTATTGATGATACAGCTGCCCTTTCTATTGATGAACTTCGCAGCAAGTGCCGCCGATTAAAAGTAGAACGAAATATTGAATGTGTGATTATTGATTATTTACAACTCATGCACGTAGGCGATAGCTCCAAAAGCATGAACCGCGAACAAGAAATTGCTAAAATTTCTCGTTCTCTAAAAAACCTAGCAAAAGACTTGGATATTCCTGTAATAGCACTTTCACAACTTTCTCGCGGGGTAGAAAGTCGCCCTGATAAGCGCCCACAGCTAAGCGATTTACGTGAATCAGGAAGTATTGAACAGGATGCGGATGTAGTTATGTTTCTCTACCGCCCTGAATACTATGGCTTAGACATAGATCCTGAAACAGGTTTTTCGAATAAAAATGTTGCCGAAGTAATCATCGGCAAACAACGTAATGGACCTACGGGTAAAGTCCGATTGAAATTCTTAAATCAGTTCGTCAAATTCGTAAATGATGATGAAGAGTTAATGAGTACTGCTCTAATAGATAGTCTACAACCTTCTACTTCTTTTGATATACCTCAAGATACCAACAACACGGATGAAGTTCTTATTTTGCCCTCTAAAATCAATCAAAGGAATAATCTACAAGGTCCTAGTACGACAAGTACTACACCCCCAATAGATGAAGTACCTTTTTAA